Within Calliopsis andreniformis isolate RMS-2024a chromosome 4, iyCalAndr_principal, whole genome shotgun sequence, the genomic segment ATTTTCCTAGTATGATAAGTTTAATCAGTCAGCGTCTGCACGAAACAGAAAGGGCATCATTTTTTAGTTTACTAACATCTGGATCTGCTCTTGGTACATTACTTACAGGTTCTCTAGGATCTTATTTACTAGAGAATTATAATTGGATGATAGTTTTTCGTACTTTAGGTAAAAAACAATTACGATAAAatgtttttatataatttaaatacataataataattcacaTTTTCGACTAAAACATATAGTAACTCATAATTTACAGATAATAATCAGATTTGAAAGTATAGAATACTGCATGATCCATCAATAAAGTCTTAATTAATTACTTATAgttgaatttataataaattctaACATTAtgaataatcatactaaattttactagtatttaaaactgattaCATGTATATGTTTTTGTTACtaacaaatttattaatataggAGGTTTAAGTttgatatggacacttctattaAGTTACCACACTCTACCATTTAAGGAAAGAACAACTTCTAAATCAAGTACTGGCTACAGATTGCCTTGGTTGAAGCTTTTGAGGAAGCTTCCATTTTGGTAAATATTATGTATGCAATTAATTTTGATGTAGTTTTTAACAATAATTTTAGTATACAATTCTACAGCAaatgtaaaaattcaaattataaattttaGGTCATGTGTCCTAGGCCATGCTTGCCAAAATAATTGCTTTTTTGTACTATTATCATGGATGCCAACATATTTTCATGACACATTTCCTGAAGTAAAGGTAAAATGGTTAATTAAACAATACTTCAATAGTTTTTAACTAATTTTATTTGATTATGTACTATTTCATTACAATTTATTTATTCAGAGCTGGGTTGTAAATATGGTGCCATGGTTATCAATGCTACCTTGTACATTTCTGGGCAAAGCTCTTtctgaaaaaataataaaagcagGATATTCTGTCACAGCCACAcgtaaaataattgaaacaatatGTTTTCTTACAGAAATTATAAGTCTACTATTTCTAGGTACGTATATAATATAGCAAAATAAAAGTAATTagtaaaattaaattgaaaataatttcagCAAAAGTGGAAACATTTCAAAGTGCAATAATTTGTCTTGCATTTATCATCGGCGGATCAGGATTTCACAATAATGCTATTGCTGTGAATCCTTCAGATCTTGCACCAAAACATTCTGGCAGTGTATTTGGATTAATGAACACTGTTGGTGCTATACCTGGTATGCAAAAAGTATTAACGTTCTATTTTGGTTTCATAAAAATTAATGAAGTTTTCTTTCAGGATTTCTTGGAGTATATTTTGCTGGACAGATTCTACACGTGACACACAGCTGGCCTGTCGTCTTTGTATTTATCGCCGTGATTGACATATTAGGATGTatagtatatttattatttggTTCTGGCCAAGCAATCATATAAAAAATATCAATTATtcacatttttctttattttttttagtTTTATCTAAATAAATACATTGTCTAAAATGCCTATGACTTTTCATTATATAAAATCATATAGATTATATGAATCGTAAAAGATAGAAATTgtaaaacattaaaaataagAGCTATTAGTGACGCTTTCATATGAAGCCGCGAGAAGATTCGAGAATAGCCAATCCCATACATTTGTACATGGCTTTATAGTTTAAACATTTACTAAAAGAATTTATTCAAAACCAAATATTCTTTGATATTTTTTCCCTCAACtgaatttattttcaaatttaaaatcgaTTTCAAACGAAATCCTGGTAATTTCCTAACTGATGACGTCCACATATTTTTTATTGCATCACAACGAAAGGCAATTGGTGGCATATTTTTGAATCGTAATTTTCTACCAATCGCTGCACACTCTCCAAGCACATTCATTACGTCAAACATTATAGTGTTATTTCAATCGATGACGAACGAAAGCGTGCCCAATACGACAGCTGGCTTGCGCGGCTGTCGCTCACATGTGATCGTTACCTTGTCGTAGAGTGGAGCAGCAAGTACTTGATGCCTTTTTTAACGCGAGCATGTGAACGGATCTCGAGACTCGATTTTTCGATTCGGAACGTCTAGTGAGAATTAGCATACGCAGCAGGGATAATTACGGAGgtggaattttatttttaacggGAGGGACGATCCCGGTCTTGTTTACGGAAGATTTTTGATGAACGCGCGTTTCGTTCGGCGACGCTCGTCGTTTTCGTCAATCGTTCAGTCGCGCCTGCCTTTGCCTGCTGCCGCGAATGTGGATACTTCACAGTGTGCTGTGCTACTGCTGCTGCTGCCGCCGCTGCTGTGCGTTTGATGTGCTCGCTACAACTGATCGCCCTCGGATTTTGACGAGATTCCCACGTTCGGGAACGTTTTAGAACTGGTTCGTTATTGTGCCAGACTCCACCGTGATTGTCACTTGATATCAACATCTGAGGCGCCAAAGCTGTCCGCATCGGCGCTTTCTTCAGCCCAAGTGGTATCAATGTTGTCTGGCAATGGTGTGTAAAGAGAACGTGGTATCATGGTTTGGGAATCTGTCCAGGTAATGGAAATATTGTTGGTCCCTACCGCGCCTAATGCAATACTCCTCTTTCCTTGCAATCAGCGTTCTATAATTCTCTTGTTCGCGATTTGATCGTGCGTTTTCTACCGTGACCTCTTCATTCTTACGCCAAATTTCGAGCTAACCAAAAAGAACATTCCACAACGATCTTTTATTTTAACTCTTTGTGACAGAAACGAGCGTGAATACTTTGGTAATTGAAAATTTACATGgatgttataatgattattctgCATACATTATGTAGTTTATTACTACCCCCAATTTTGTAGgtgattaaaatataattatgaaGTAATATAAAAACCattcaaattttttttttcttttatttataattcGAATTCGATATATTGCTATGAAAATATTAGGGCAATATTCATGACTTTTATGACAAATTCATTCTACTGAAAATGTGGAAAATATATTAGTATAGTCCTACAAAATTAGCACAGTGGAATTAAAATGTGCATATGTTTCAATGAGCAACATAAATTGTTATCAAATTTTATAAAAGGTTATCCATATGTATGTACAGCATTTGGATATTTATAATCAGTCTTAATtagtataaaaaaaattgatattgCTGTATATTATTCAAAATGTAACAAATTTGTAATAGAAAAGTTATTTCGAAAATATTTTagagatttatattattaataatatatttagaaatttttgaacatattcaattattttataagtattattataattaaattaaattgtttATAAGATTAGAgatgaataatttttattacattgtctttttcttaatttttagaaataattttttcttattcttttGTGCTGAAGTCTGTTATGATATTTGAGTAGTACTAAGGTTTAATTATCATTTTTATAGAATCTTATTCAGAACTACTTCTATTGAATATTTCATAGCAATGAAACATTATTTTAGTAGCATATATCacatttataatgtatatttttatGTATGTGCAGTTATAAACGTATCGATGTCATGTGCACGTTATTAAACATGTGTCTGCCATTTGAAGTACGATACCTTGGCACTTGTGTCGAGGATATTGGTAAAAGGGACTACAATGACCTGCGTGACACTGAACATCATGCAAATAGTGCCTCTGATCTTGCTGAGCTCACAACCTTAGGTGTGGCAGATAAACGCACACGAAGGAAACTTGCTCTGTATATGGCATTATTACATTCTTGCAATTATGCATGTGCAGTAATCTTGTACAAGAATCTATCAAATTTTGACTATCAAGAGATCTCTAACCTATTAAATGGGACCACCTTTACACCGGATGACCAGCCTCTTGAAGAACTGCTCTTATTGTACACAATGGCTTTGAATCATCCGGCATTTACATATGAGCAGAAGAGTGTCTTCGGTAACATTTATATAAAGCTTCAAGAAGAAGAAGCTCGTTTGAATCTTTCAAAGTCAAATTCGTCCTACAAACAGGCACAAgtacatataaatttttaatttaaatatatttgctGTATAGAGGGTGGTCCACTTAAATAAGGCCACTTACATATTTATTCTCATTGTGATGatataaaaattatttgatttaaaactattttatttgagactttgaaaaaaaaaaattttttttgcagTATATTGGAGCCTTCATACCATTTAAAttgcatataaaatatttattgtgtCATCACAATtaggggaaaaaaaaaaaaaaattaggtGGCCTTACTTAAGTgaaccaccctgtataatataagtataatatagcTCATTATCTATAtggtttttattgtttttttttctatatttatgtaaaaataataatttaaaaaattcattcttTTCACATAATTTTTTCATCTAAAGAAattaaatgttttaaatatttgtaaattaaGAGTACAAAGGGTTAAAGTTGTATCATGGCTTTAATTAAATGTAACTTTTTTTAACTAGATTACAGAAATAGTACATATCTTATGaataattcattttttaatttttttactaatttgttttgtataataaCAGGGTTGCACACCATGTGTGAATACAAATGAAAGGTTAATGGATTCTGAGATGCAGGGTGGTTGTTTAATGGCACCTCCTCCAATACAAACTTACCAAGGTATGCattctaaatatttaataactaaatatgtatctatacatgtgtgtatatgtatgtatgaatatatatgtatatatacagaaTCTCTTAATTATAGGTGTGAGAAAATCTAAGGAGTGATTTCAGAtgttaaaataagatgaaaataaagaataatgaaattgcgATTAAGTctttgttttttaattataaacGTTTAAAAAAACACTATCATAGATACTGACATAAGGGGGTACTCGTTTCACACATCGGATTTGATCAATTAATTTcgtataattaataaacaaatcGGAATTTCTTTATTATTGACTTTTGTTTTATCTTGATGTTTAATACGTTGACTGGCCATCATTTCGATTGGAGTGATCGGTATTCTGTTTCCAACGTCGACCATTCCAATTGAGAATCAATGTGTCAAAATCACttcttaaatcctcatcacCCCACTTGTAAGCAAATACCCTACACATATGTTTATTTGTTAACATATTTTCTTCATACCATTTACAGGAGATCTAGCAATGAGGAATAATACCATGGTAACTGGAGTTCCTCCTGGTCTCTCTATGCCTCCACCTGGGTTATGCTTAccaacaccagatcaaatgccaataggatcaggtggtgcaacgcagtaCCTTCATCTTGGTTTTCCATCAGTAAATCATATGCCACCATGGACAGGTCAGGTTATGATGGGGAATCAACTGATGTATCATACAGGCGACATGTTGGCTTATCCACCTTCCCCCTTAGTCAGCCGTCAGTCGTCACCATCCCAGTCTCGATCTCCTAGTCGCAGCAATTCCCCAATGGGTCGTAGAAACAATACAATGCCGCGTACTTCTTCACAAGTGACTCAATCTACTTCAAACACGTTAACGTCAACGAGTGCCTCTAACAGCCAGACAAGTATCTCCAGTTCAAACACGAATTCTCTTCCTCCACTTCCTGCACTTGGTACGAACAGGAGTCATCCTAGTCAACCTTTGCTTCCATCACGCTCTGTTCCTTTACCTATCAGCAGTTCTACCACTTTCTCGCGACATAATAGCATAGAAAATACCCCTTCTACCTTAATTCCGGCAGTACCACAATCTAAACAGCcaccgccaccaccaccacGACTGCGGTCTTCAACTTCTGGTGACTCTTTACGAGACACATTAGGGAAGGAAATGCCAAATTTCAAAAGCAACTTGCAGAATTTCTCTCTTGATGAGGTGAGATAgcagaattctaaaatattaaGAATTTTGAACAAAATATTGCGTAATTGACCTTTATTTTagacaataatattaatatgttGACTGCCGATCAGGACAGTCGGTGTTGAAAGCAGAAGATTGATCACGCCAATCGGTGCGATCGACAGTCAACGTGTTAATTATTTAGAACAAGATAGAACAAATTTTTCTTCTAAAAGTATGCTCGCAAATACTTCATTCAAGAGATATTAACTTCTAAAGTTataggaatgtaggaatgaataACTTCGAAATAATCTAGGTTTATTCTATTTACTGGTAAAGAAAAATGTGATTATCACATACTTTGTTCAAAATGACTGTCTCCAACCCAGAGAGAAGCATGGCACCTATCAGTAAGAGGTGTGCTAACTTACTAACTAGTAAGTAGCTGTCTGATACTATAGACTATATCAGTATACCCATTGGTAGCTATTGAAGCATTCAGTAAATTAATAGTTATTTAACCCTTTGAACTTGGAGGTTCTGattttccattcattttgtCCCCTCAAAGGGGTCATCCGAGTGTAAAGGGTTAATATAAGTGAAAGGAGCTTTGTTTACAATGCAAAGAGAAACATATTAGTAACTTTCGATCTTCAAAACAGAGATATTTCTATAACTTTAAAAATCAATATCTTTTCACAAGTCGTTTGCGAACATACTTCTAAAGgaaaaaattattagttttatggtcCCAAACTCATATCTCAAGTTTGGCCATTTAATCTTGGAACACTCTGTAGGAATATGACTTTTAATACTTTTGTAATTAAGTCATATAATTTAACATTATATAACAGACTATACAATTTGCTACATTGTCTACAATATATTGTATACAGATACGGAGGATGAGTGATGAAGATTTGAGAGATATTGGACTAACACCAAATGCAGTGGGTCAACTACGAAGTATAGTTAAGAGTCAAGCAAGCAATGGTTTAAATCAAATTAATAGTGACAAGAAGTTAGATAATACTTCTAGTACAAGTCATTCAGTCGTAGATCCAATTGAAAATGAGGTAATAATAAAAACGtagatttaaaatacaatagcgaACAAAAGTTTCAGACCTCTCGGTcgaaaaattgtgaatttttgATTTGCTATAACTCCATGAAAAGAAGACTTATTTTAAAGAGTTAACTCTCTACTTTTATACTTCTAAGTTAAATGTCTTCGAACATTTAGTATGATGTTTTCATACGAGTAAGCGATCGGAAAAGTAAAGATAGCTTTTCTCtaaaagataaaaatgcaagtgGTTGCTTTTttcttaaacaattttttttaatccaATTTAAATCAACATGAATTTCAAAAGGAGTGACTTCTCTtttcaataatctttataaaaGTTGATTTACGATATTTTGTTACTGTTGGATTCCACTTTGAGTGAAGTGTATCGCTGACACTGGAATATTcaagataaaaattaatttctacagcaaaaaaattctacagCAACTGTTATGGGAGTCATTGCAAAAGCAAGGCTCCGATCTACAAATTTATGGTAATTTGAATAgtgaaaacaattttttatgaaaactgaagccgttttattttttataattttttttagaggAAAACTATTTCCTCTTTATGGCTAGCTTCTTAATGTATAAACACCTTCAAGGAAATTCAACttaaaaaaattggaaaaagaGGATTCCTTTTTGAAATAATTCTAGAAAGATTGTTGTACAACTTCTTTCGAAGAAGTCATAGCAgttcaaaaattgaaaatgttTCAGCCTATGGTCTTAAATTTTTATCCGCTACTGTATGTTAACATATAGCTTTTTTGCATTCCGACATAAAAATGATTAAACAATTTGTATGCAGGCTATGCCAGGAATGGAGATGTTGAATGATAGTCAAAGCAGTAAGTCAATCCCATTACAGGAACAGCATCCAACGATGCATCATCATCATAATCATGCAGCTACTCCTAATTTACGGCGATATCCTACTATGCCACCATTAGATCCTGCGCAAATACCAATGTATCCTGCACCGCCACCCATGTATGCTGCACAAAACGCTCCATGTTATGCCTGTCTTACGTTACCTGTTGCTGGGGTACAAAATCGATATTCaaggtaaaaataaaataaacactTCATTATTTCACTTTATATTCTGAGGTTCCTTAAAGTGacataattttaaaatatcttaGGTGCAATGCTCAACACGTATATTGTTTGGCACAATTGCAAGCCTTGAGGTTAGACCCCGAAAGCAATAGGCACTGTTCTCAGAGCAGCAGTTCTGATAGTACTGGTAGCAGATCTCCGCCAGAAACTCCCCCAGCAGCACCGTGGGTGAGCGGAAGTGAAAATAACGCTCCGCCAGTTACCGATCACCTTAGCTCTGCACCGGTGCATTCTACGAGTGCAGTGTCACATCCAACATCTCAGCAGCCTATACAGTCAGTCCCAGAAAGGCAACGTACTAGAAGAAATCAGGCGCACGTGATGCGTCATAAGAATCAAATGGTGAATGGCGGTGGACCACCGAATCTTTCACAGTGCGTTTCTTTTCCCGCACCGCCGTCGCATTCGCAGGTCACTTATTTGCCGCATGGTCACTTCTCGGCTTTAAGACCGAGCAGTGGTATCTATTCTAACTTCTCACATGGACCGTATGCAAGACCAGCTTATCCGACCACGTATCAACCGAACGGTGAAATGATGTATCCGTATCCTGGACATccatcatcgggtggaacacccCCACCGCCTCCGAATGCTGCCGCAACACCAGTACAAGCACCGTATATGCCACCTACTCCGGTTGTTACGTACGCACCAGCTGCCGTCCCACCAACGAAAATCTCGTGTTACAACTGTGGTAGTAGTAGTCATCTTGCAGTAGACTGTAAAGATCAAACTATGGAAGATCTTACTAAGAAAGGTAACTTTTTATTGTTTTGTGTTATAACGATTGATTGCAGGGATCGAAATAAacagttattttttatttccagaACTATTTTGTTCAAACTTATATCTTTTTCAAAAGAATCTGTTTCCGTAGGATCGTTATGAAAGGAACGTTTTTAAAAAAGTTTTTGTGGAACAGATACTAAATATTTTGTAACTATACATATACTATGTACTGAATAATATTCGATCGTTTTACaatgattgaaaatttttttattgaacaaaatatttgtttctgtttcagaaaaatttttatttttatgttttgTAAGTTCTAATTAGactagaatttttattttaaaaaacctTTTTTATCTGTCCTCATTGGAACTTATAATGTTAAAAAAGTTCCACTGCATATGTTGTAAATAGAACTGATTAAAAAGTTCCATCATTTTTACGATCCCTGATTGATTGTAATATGTGTGAtacctttttttaaatattatattaaatcaAGAGTGATACAGTATAATGATGTTTGCATAACTGTTACAAGTGTGTAACCTTATCGCAGCAACTATCAAGTGAAGTAGAGTTTCAGGAACTGGCAAATAGATTGGAGGATaggatgaaaaatattaaatgtaaATGAAAGACAGATATACTGTTATAAAAACTGGGGGAAATACATTGCGACTGTTCTTTAAGCAAACCTAGCAGAAACTAAGCAGATGCCACTGTATATCTAATAGAATGATTCTTTTTTTGTTAAATTGTTGTCATTGTTGATTTAATGGAAATAATTCATAGTATGCTCATTAATACATTTTTCTAAtcttacaatttttttatttcagctcAGTATCGCCTAGACTACAGCATAATGAAACAACCTGGAGAGTGTCCAAGTTCTGACAAGTGATCCCCTGCCACGGACTATCCAACAATTTACCACTATTATTACTACCATAATTGTCATTATCATTCCCATTGCCACTATTACCACGATCCCGTCGCAGCAATACAACCCAAGAACCGTTCAAAAGATGACTGCTATCGTTCCTTGTGCAAGTTTTCGGTGATTTTTGTAGACATCCCTTATATTCAGGACGACGATTTTTTAACAGAGGACGTTTCGCGATTCACAGTACCAGGTATACTTTTTACAAGTTCTTATTTATGATAGTAATTATTCTTAACTCTGATTGTAAAAAGATGTAGAGTCGTGTACAAAGGGGAAAAACGAAAAGTATAACACAGAATGCAATATTCTTACCTAAGTTTTTAGAATACATTTTGAAAGGTTTGCGTTAGGTATTGACTCGCGTCTTTCCAATGATACCTGTGGGCTATTTACCCTGACTCCATTTCTCCCTGTGTCTCTAGTAACTAGCCAT encodes:
- the Mfs18 gene encoding major facilitator superfamily transporter 18 isoform X1, with the translated sequence MQIPLSLIQNEKTNSFWSRKERRKWFLSLLYGTCLIYATRTSVPLLIPIISKDKQWSKPDSGIILSSFFWGYTLTQVASGYISDRIGGQKVLWISAIGWSMTTYFMPEIIEFFSKSDTSVLLVATVRTINGAFQGMHFPSMISLISQRLHETERASFFSLLTSGSALGTLLTGSLGSYLLENYNWMIVFRTLGGLSLIWTLLLSYHTLPFKERTTSKSSTGYRLPWLKLLRKLPFWSCVLGHACQNNCFFVLLSWMPTYFHDTFPEVKSWVVNMVPWLSMLPCTFLGKALSEKIIKAGYSVTATRKIIETICFLTEIISLLFLAKVETFQSAIICLAFIIGGSGFHNNAIAVNPSDLAPKHSGSVFGLMNTVGAIPGFLGVYFAGQILHVTHSWPVVFVFIAVIDILGCIVYLLFGSGQAII
- the Mfs18 gene encoding major facilitator superfamily transporter 18 isoform X2 is translated as MQIPLSLIQNEKTNSFWSRKERRKWFLSLLYASGYISDRIGGQKVLWISAIGWSMTTYFMPEIIEFFSKSDTSVLLVATVRTINGAFQGMHFPSMISLISQRLHETERASFFSLLTSGSALGTLLTGSLGSYLLENYNWMIVFRTLGGLSLIWTLLLSYHTLPFKERTTSKSSTGYRLPWLKLLRKLPFWSCVLGHACQNNCFFVLLSWMPTYFHDTFPEVKSWVVNMVPWLSMLPCTFLGKALSEKIIKAGYSVTATRKIIETICFLTEIISLLFLAKVETFQSAIICLAFIIGGSGFHNNAIAVNPSDLAPKHSGSVFGLMNTVGAIPGFLGVYFAGQILHVTHSWPVVFVFIAVIDILGCIVYLLFGSGQAII
- the LOC143177835 gene encoding uncharacterized protein LOC143177835 isoform X2; this encodes MVCKENVVSWFGNLSSYKRIDVMCTLLNMCLPFEVRYLGTCVEDIGKRDYNDLRDTEHHANSASDLAELTTLGVADKRTRRKLALYMALLHSCNYACAVILYKNLSNFDYQEISNLLNGTTFTPDDQPLEELLLLYTMALNHPAFTYEQKSVFGNIYIKLQEEEARLNLSKSNSSYKQAQGCTPCVNTNERLMDSEMQGGCLMAPPPIQTYQGDLAMRNNTMVTGVPPGLSMPPPGLCLPTPDQMPIGSGGATQYLHLGFPSVNHMPPWTGQVMMGNQLMYHTGDMLAYPPSPLVSRQSSPSQSRSPSRSNSPMGRRNNTMPRTSSQVTQSTSNTLTSTSASNSQTSISSSNTNSLPPLPALGTNRSHPSQPLLPSRSVPLPISSSTTFSRHNSIENTPSTLIPAVPQSKQPPPPPPRLRSSTSGDSLRDTLGKEMPNFKSNLQNFSLDEIRRMSDEDLRDIGLTPNAVGQLRSIVKSQASNGLNQINSDKKLDNTSSTSHSVVDPIENEAMPGMEMLNDSQSNPAQIPMYPAPPPMYAAQNAPCYACLTLPVAGVQNRYSRCNAQHVYCLAQLQALRLDPESNRHCSQSSSSDSTGSRSPPETPPAAPWVSGSENNAPPVTDHLSSAPVHSTSAVSHPTSQQPIQSVPERQRTRRNQAHVMRHKNQMVNGGGPPNLSQCVSFPAPPSHSQVTYLPHGHFSALRPSSGIYSNFSHGPYARPAYPTTYQPNGEMMYPYPGHPSSGGTPPPPPNAAATPVQAPYMPPTPVVTYAPAAVPPTKISCYNCGSSSHLAVDCKDQTMEDLTKKAQYRLDYSIMKQPGECPSSDK
- the LOC143177835 gene encoding uncharacterized protein LOC143177835 isoform X1; the encoded protein is MVCKENVVSWFGNLSSYKRIDVMCTLLNMCLPFEVRYLGTCVEDIGKRDYNDLRDTEHHANSASDLAELTTLGVADKRTRRKLALYMALLHSCNYACAVILYKNLSNFDYQEISNLLNGTTFTPDDQPLEELLLLYTMALNHPAFTYEQKSVFGNIYIKLQEEEARLNLSKSNSSYKQAQGCTPCVNTNERLMDSEMQGGCLMAPPPIQTYQGDLAMRNNTMVTGVPPGLSMPPPGLCLPTPDQMPIGSGGATQYLHLGFPSVNHMPPWTGQVMMGNQLMYHTGDMLAYPPSPLVSRQSSPSQSRSPSRSNSPMGRRNNTMPRTSSQVTQSTSNTLTSTSASNSQTSISSSNTNSLPPLPALGTNRSHPSQPLLPSRSVPLPISSSTTFSRHNSIENTPSTLIPAVPQSKQPPPPPPRLRSSTSGDSLRDTLGKEMPNFKSNLQNFSLDEIRRMSDEDLRDIGLTPNAVGQLRSIVKSQASNGLNQINSDKKLDNTSSTSHSVVDPIENEAMPGMEMLNDSQSSKSIPLQEQHPTMHHHHNHAATPNLRRYPTMPPLDPAQIPMYPAPPPMYAAQNAPCYACLTLPVAGVQNRYSRCNAQHVYCLAQLQALRLDPESNRHCSQSSSSDSTGSRSPPETPPAAPWVSGSENNAPPVTDHLSSAPVHSTSAVSHPTSQQPIQSVPERQRTRRNQAHVMRHKNQMVNGGGPPNLSQCVSFPAPPSHSQVTYLPHGHFSALRPSSGIYSNFSHGPYARPAYPTTYQPNGEMMYPYPGHPSSGGTPPPPPNAAATPVQAPYMPPTPVVTYAPAAVPPTKISCYNCGSSSHLAVDCKDQTMEDLTKKAQYRLDYSIMKQPGECPSSDK